A genomic stretch from Lathyrus oleraceus cultivar Zhongwan6 chromosome 2, CAAS_Psat_ZW6_1.0, whole genome shotgun sequence includes:
- the LOC127122487 gene encoding uncharacterized protein LOC127122487, translating to MAEYEACILGIKAAIDMKIQFLDVYGDSALVVSQIKGDWDTKHENLIPYREHVLSLIPHFEEITFGHIPRGENQLADALATMASMFEISWDDEAPKITIDRFEKPAYCNEIDTEGGEEKPWFYEVKRYLETQEFPEGASVKDKKFLRRFSAKFFLSNGILYKRNHDSTLLRCVDKKEATEIMEDMA from the coding sequence atggctgagtatgaggcatgtatccTGGGCATCAAAGCTGCCATTGATATGAAAATTCAGTTCCTGGacgtatatggagattcagcccTGGTAGTGAGTCAGATTAAAGGAGATTGGGATACCAAGCATGAAAATCTTATTCCCTACAGAGAGCATGTGTTGTCTTTGATCCCACATTTTGAAGAGATTACCTTTGGACACATTCCACGAGgagagaatcagttggcagatgCATTAGCCACCATGGCATCCATGTTTGAGATTAGCTGGGATGATGAAGCTCCCAAGATTACTATTGATAGATTTGAGAAGCCTGCATACTGCAATGAGATTGATACTGAAGGAGGAGAGGAAAAGCCTTGGTTCTATGAAGTAAAAAGATATCTTGAAACTCAGGAGTTCCCTGAAGGGGCATCtgtcaaagataagaagtttctGAGGAGGTTTTCTGCTAagttctttttgagtaatggaattTTGTACAAACGCaatcatgattcaactttgcttcgttgtgtggataagAAGGAAGCAACagagattatggaagacatgGCATGA